The genomic segment CGGTCAGCCCCTTTTCCGCGTGCGACCCTAAGCCCGCCAAATCGTTTCGGAACAATTTGAGGAGATTATGTTCAGCAGAATCCTGATTGCCAATCGAGGAGAAATCGCCCTGCGGATTATCCGGGCTTGCCATGAGCTGGGCATCGAGGCCGTAGCGGTCTTTTCCGAAGCCGACCGCGGAGCTCCATATCTGGAAACCGCAGACGAAACCATTTGCATCGGGCCGGCGCCGGCGGCCAAAAGCTATCTGAATATCCCGGCCATTATCAGCGCCGCGGAGATTGCGGATGTGGACGCCATCCATCCCGGCTACGGCTTCCTGGCCGAAAACGCCCACTTTGCGGAAATCTGCGGAGAATGCGGGATTACCTTTATCGGTCCGGACCCGCAATCCATGCGGATGCTGGGCGATAAGGTCCAGGCCCGACTGGTGGCCCAAAAGGCCCGCGTGCCCCTCGTACCCGGCTCGGAAGGGGAACTGAAAGATGAAGCAGAGGCGATTAAACTGGCCAACAAAATCGGCTATCCGGTCATCCTCAAGGCAGCCGCAGGCGGCGGCGGACGCGGAATGCGGGTCGCCCACAACGACATCAGTCTGCACAAGGCCTTCGCCGCCGCACGCGCCGAGGCCGAAGCCGCCTTCAAAAACGGGGCCCTGTATCTGGAAAAATACATCATGGAACCCCGACACGTCGAAGTGCAGGTGATGGCCGACAAAACCGGAAACGCTGTGCATTTTTACGAGCGTGACTGCACCATTCAGCGGCGGCATCAAAAACTTATTGAAGAATCCCCCTGTCCGGTTCTGGATGAAAAAACCCGCGAGGAGCTGTGCCGCTCGGCCCTTCGGCTGGTGCACGAAGCCAAATATCACAATGCCGCCACGGTCGAGTTTCTCCTGGACCGGGACAAAAACTTCTATTTCATTGAGGTCAATACCCGCATTCAGGTCGAACACCCCGTCACAGAACTGGTGACGGGCCACGACCTGATTAAATGGCAGATTCAAATCGCCGCCGGAAACCCGCTCACGCTGCGCCAGCGCGACATCAAACACACCGGCGCCGCGATGGAATGCCGCATCAATGCCGAAGACCCCGCCCGAAACTTCGCCCCCTGTCCGGGTCCGATTCACCGCTTTATTGTCCCCGGCGGACCGGGTGTGCGGGTCGATACCCATCTGGCTCAGGGCTCCGTCGTCTCCCCGTATTACGACTCGATGGTCGCCAAACTGATTGTCCATCAGCCCACCCGCGAACAGGCCATCGCGACAATGAAGCGGGCTCTGCGGGAGTTTCGCATTGAGCCGATCAAGACCACAATTCCGGCGTGCCTGAAAATCCTTTCGCACAACCTGTTCGTAAAAAATCAGGTGGATACGAGTTTTATCGAACGGCATATGAGTTCCTGAATCGAAAGGAAACCGCCTATGCATCTGCAGCGGACTGTAGTCCCGTTTCTGCTGCTTTTGCTGCCGCTGACGGCTGTTCTGGCGGTCATTGCGGCCCATCGCCAGGCCAAACTGCAGAAAAAGGAGCCGCCCTCTTCCCCGTCCGCATCTGACGTTCGGCTGACCTTCGGCACAGACGCCTGGCCGATGTTTCGCGGCAATCCGCAATTAACCGGCACCGCCGAGGGTGAACTGCCCGAGCGGCTCACACTCGCCTGGAAATTCAAAACAGCCGGCCCCGTCAAATCCACCCCCATCGCCGCCGACGGCAAAGTCTATATCACCTCGACCGACCAAAAACTCTACACCCTCGACCTGGAAACCGGCTCACTCCTCTGGAGCCGGGAACCGGGGGAAATGGAGGCCTCCGCTCTCTGGACCGAATCGGCCCTGTATGTCGGCACGACAACCGGCTGGTTCTATGCACTCAACCCCGCTGACGGTGCCGTCCTGTGGCGATACGAAACCAAAGGCAAAATCGCCGGTTCCGCCAACTTCCTCAACGGCCGTATTTTTTTCGGCAGCTATGATGGAACCCTCCACACCCTCCGCCCGGATGGAAAAGTCCTGTGGACCTTCCAAACCGAAAGTTATCTGAACGGCACGCCGGCGGCCGTTCCGTCGGCGGTCATCGCCGGCGGCTGCGATGCCAACCTGTATCTGATTCATCCTGACGACCCCGGGCAGGTTCGCCGTATCGATACCGGCTCTTATATTCCGTCCAGCCCGTCCGTTTACGACAACCTGGCTTATGTCGGCAACTTCGAAGGACAGCTCTTCTGCGTGGATATCCAAACGGCACAAATCGTCTGGACGTCCAGTCATCCGGACGATGCCTTCTTTGCCGTACCGGCCGTCAATGAACAATACCTGGTTGTCGGCTCGCAAAAAAACAAAGTCCTCTGCCTGGACCGAAAGACCGGCGGGCTCCTTTGGACATTCCGCACGGAGGATGCCGTCAATTCCAGCCCGGTCATCTGCGGAACAAAAGTCCTGTTCGGCTCCGACGACGGCTTCTTCCGGATGCTTTCGCTGGCCGACGGCAAAGAGCTCTGGTCCGCCAACCTCGCCCGGCCGATTGTCTCCTCTCCGGCCGTCGTGAACAACCTCGTCCTGGTCGGCTGTGACGACGGCTTCGTGTATGCCTGGAAACAGCCGGACTGAACGCAGATATGTTCTTTTTTGTATTCAGCACATCCAGCCGGGAAACAGAAGGGCCTGCCTTCACAATAGACTGTCCATCCTGCGGTGAAAGGGGGCCGGCGGATTCCGCAGAAATTGCGGAGAATGGAACTCTTTTCTTCTTCATCCCTACAATCCGTCTCCGCTCAACCCGGCTGACCTGCCGAAACTGCGGAAAGAGTTTTCACCTGAATCTCCCGCTGAAAGAGGCATCCCAACTGACACCTGCTGACCTTCACCGAATGCTCTGGGAGGGTCCATCCTCCTTGCTTCCTACCGTGCTGGCCCTGATTGCCTTGGTTGCCTCCATAATCCCTTTTGCCGGGCTTCTTTTTGCACTGATTACCCAGCCCTTCATCTGGAAAACCCCGAGCTGGCAGCGAATTATTTCCTTATTTGCACTGATAATTTCTTTTTTTATCACGTTCTTTTATCTGGCCTTCTACCTATAAGTCATTAAAAATAAAATAGTTAAGATTTTATCGGACTCAGTTTATTTCAAAAATTAAACTGTTTGAAGAATAAATATTGTATTCCTTGAAATATTTTTTGTATAATGAGGGTATAATCTGATAGAAAAACGGTTCTTGGACGGCCCCATGGGACCGGAATTAAAAAAGGCCATACAGGATTTGAGTTTGCGGATGCGTCTGATTCGCGCCGCACAGGAAGGCGATGCGCCCGGCAGTCTGACGGAGCGGGAGGCCCTGATTCTGCAGCAGCTGCTGGAACGGCCCGAGATGACCGTCTCTGAAATCGCCCAATCCTGGCCGAACGTCAGCGAAAGCACCATCTCGATGACCCTCACGCGTCTGTGGCGCGAAAAAGGACTTGTATCCAAAACCATCAAGCCCGACAACCAGCGAGTGACCCTGGTCAAACTCACCGACAAAGGGCGACAGACGATAGAAAAATATCTGGAGCAGCAGACCGAACGCTTTAATGCTCTTTTCCATGCCATCAACGTAACTCCGGAAGAGAAAGAGGTGCTGATTCGTGTTTGCACACGGGCATCCGAATTTTTGGACGGCTACCTGTCAGCCATGCAGAACCAGCCCTTAAAATCGTAAAAATCACATGAGCAAACCAGGCTTTTTCAAGCCGGTCTGCCCAGAAAGGAGATAAGCCATGAAAAGCAGACCTACACAATGGCTTCTGTTCGGGATGGCAATTCTGTCAGTGTCCCTGACCGCTATGGCCCGTGAAAAACCGGACAATCGCGGTTCTGCTCGGGGAAATGACCGCCCCGCCGCACCGCAAAAACAGGAATCGCCTCAGCCGCAGCCGGCGCCGCCCGCTGAACCGGCCAAACCGGCGGAAAAGGCTGCGCCCCCTCAACAACCTTCCCGCCCGATTCAGCGGTCCGAACCGCAAGCTGCCGTAAGCCGAGATACGCTCATTCGGCCCGCCGCTCCTGCCGCAAAGCCCGTTCGGCCGTCGGAAATCCGGACAATGCCCCAGCCGCTCTCTCCGAGCAGTTTGACCAGGCCTTCCGAACGTACCGTCCGAACCAGTGCTCGCGAGTCTTTGACGGCTTCCGCCTCCAAACCGCCGGAAAAACCGAATGCCCCCGCTGTCCGTCCGACAGCACCAAAGAGTATCGTTCTGCGCCCCATGGGAGCGGAAAACCGAACTCCTGCGGATAACGAAGGACAAACGGATGCGGGTTCGACTTCCTCTGCACGTTTCCAGAGCCGCCTGAATACCCAGCGGCGTGTCATTGTCGCTGATTCTGCATCCGGACGAAACCGACTTGATTCCCAAAACAGCCCAAAGGAGACGAACCCCTCTGTGGAAAAATCAGAGATTCGCCGTCCGCAAAATCTCCGCAGCACAACGTCCCTGCAATTCGCAGAACGGTCGGCAGACAAGCCCGAGTCGGTTCCGCTACGGCAAACCGAAACCGCCCGGACCGCTTCGGACCGCTCCGGCCGACGCGTCATCGTCTCCAAAATTGAGCGGCCCGCTCCGCGTGACCCCCGCGACGGGGGCACAAAACCCCAGCCCCCCTCGGAGCGTCCTCTTGCCCAGTCCGAACGCCCCGGCAGTCAAAGCATCATTCGGGCTGACGAATTGCGTGAGCCGTCCCGAAACCATCCCGACAGAGAGGCAAGAGCGTCTGTGCACAACAGCCGTCCAAGCCATAAAGACCGATACGACAGCAAAATCACCATCACCCCGGAAAAAAAGATTGTGGTCGTCGGCGACATCACGCCTCACCGTCCGCGGCCCTACATCCCGCGCCGACTCCATCCGGACCTGGTGATTGT from the Anaerohalosphaeraceae bacterium genome contains:
- the accC gene encoding acetyl-CoA carboxylase biotin carboxylase subunit, translated to MFSRILIANRGEIALRIIRACHELGIEAVAVFSEADRGAPYLETADETICIGPAPAAKSYLNIPAIISAAEIADVDAIHPGYGFLAENAHFAEICGECGITFIGPDPQSMRMLGDKVQARLVAQKARVPLVPGSEGELKDEAEAIKLANKIGYPVILKAAAGGGGRGMRVAHNDISLHKAFAAARAEAEAAFKNGALYLEKYIMEPRHVEVQVMADKTGNAVHFYERDCTIQRRHQKLIEESPCPVLDEKTREELCRSALRLVHEAKYHNAATVEFLLDRDKNFYFIEVNTRIQVEHPVTELVTGHDLIKWQIQIAAGNPLTLRQRDIKHTGAAMECRINAEDPARNFAPCPGPIHRFIVPGGPGVRVDTHLAQGSVVSPYYDSMVAKLIVHQPTREQAIATMKRALREFRIEPIKTTIPACLKILSHNLFVKNQVDTSFIERHMSS
- a CDS encoding PQQ-binding-like beta-propeller repeat protein, whose product is MHLQRTVVPFLLLLLPLTAVLAVIAAHRQAKLQKKEPPSSPSASDVRLTFGTDAWPMFRGNPQLTGTAEGELPERLTLAWKFKTAGPVKSTPIAADGKVYITSTDQKLYTLDLETGSLLWSREPGEMEASALWTESALYVGTTTGWFYALNPADGAVLWRYETKGKIAGSANFLNGRIFFGSYDGTLHTLRPDGKVLWTFQTESYLNGTPAAVPSAVIAGGCDANLYLIHPDDPGQVRRIDTGSYIPSSPSVYDNLAYVGNFEGQLFCVDIQTAQIVWTSSHPDDAFFAVPAVNEQYLVVGSQKNKVLCLDRKTGGLLWTFRTEDAVNSSPVICGTKVLFGSDDGFFRMLSLADGKELWSANLARPIVSSPAVVNNLVLVGCDDGFVYAWKQPD
- a CDS encoding winged helix DNA-binding protein, with the translated sequence MGPELKKAIQDLSLRMRLIRAAQEGDAPGSLTEREALILQQLLERPEMTVSEIAQSWPNVSESTISMTLTRLWREKGLVSKTIKPDNQRVTLVKLTDKGRQTIEKYLEQQTERFNALFHAINVTPEEKEVLIRVCTRASEFLDGYLSAMQNQPLKS
- a CDS encoding tetratricopeptide repeat protein is translated as MKSRPTQWLLFGMAILSVSLTAMAREKPDNRGSARGNDRPAAPQKQESPQPQPAPPAEPAKPAEKAAPPQQPSRPIQRSEPQAAVSRDTLIRPAAPAAKPVRPSEIRTMPQPLSPSSLTRPSERTVRTSARESLTASASKPPEKPNAPAVRPTAPKSIVLRPMGAENRTPADNEGQTDAGSTSSARFQSRLNTQRRVIVADSASGRNRLDSQNSPKETNPSVEKSEIRRPQNLRSTTSLQFAERSADKPESVPLRQTETARTASDRSGRRVIVSKIERPAPRDPRDGGTKPQPPSERPLAQSERPGSQSIIRADELREPSRNHPDREARASVHNSRPSHKDRYDSKITITPEKKIVVVGDITPHRPRPYIPRRLHPDLVIVRSSPHWHNHGSYFSLTFSFNSCARLACVPYHSCWGLTYYYPRYHRRYVFVSIGGWWPCEYRYIRYYWYGCHPYYWYGPTVITPAPVIEQNTYNTYNYYGTADTDSSQKTSTAWKYPFGDTNYDVSGYIEKISAPDAPQFQTAADLCFDRAVNLFLAGKYADAAAQFREAVRISPDDIILPFTYSQALFADGDYAHAAAVLRSAVAAIPDDQLTIYYPRGLYDKEEVLLAQIEALEKAAQAEPFAADFHLLLGYQYIGIEQYDKAADHLKEAAKDLANQPAAQKLLDLLAQLQQPDDEQPL